One genomic segment of Fervidobacterium pennivorans includes these proteins:
- a CDS encoding lysophospholipid acyltransferase family protein gives MGKINSSYRKSENIFAKLFNVLRSLWLLVGAFLYIFVYGSIVLLIGWILGKEKGRRFVLKQIEIFGRLAFKLLGVKVFVCGRKPDVNTNYIVVSNHQSILDIPLIIGYVGPTPFIAKKELEKFPMVNVYLKYLGSELIDRGNVRQTATAIREVMRKLNEGYHFVLFPEGTRSPNGEVLPFKPRSLEIAFKAKVPVLPVSIWGNHLVIPKHKLIVSGNKTGIMFGEVVYPENFKSEEELRAYVENVIRQGVEKLKEVVENEKSVC, from the coding sequence ATGGGAAAAATTAACAGCAGTTATAGAAAGTCGGAGAATATATTCGCAAAACTTTTCAACGTTCTTAGAAGTTTGTGGTTACTTGTGGGTGCATTTCTTTACATATTCGTTTACGGCTCTATAGTTTTGCTAATTGGATGGATATTGGGGAAAGAAAAAGGGCGAAGGTTTGTTTTGAAACAGATAGAGATATTTGGAAGGCTTGCATTCAAGCTACTTGGTGTTAAGGTTTTCGTGTGTGGTAGAAAGCCTGATGTGAACACGAACTATATTGTTGTTAGCAACCATCAGAGCATATTGGATATCCCACTTATAATAGGATACGTTGGTCCAACACCGTTCATAGCAAAAAAAGAGCTTGAGAAGTTTCCAATGGTGAACGTTTATCTCAAGTACCTTGGTAGCGAACTGATTGATAGAGGAAATGTCAGGCAAACTGCAACAGCGATTAGGGAAGTTATGCGAAAGCTTAATGAAGGATATCATTTTGTGCTTTTTCCTGAAGGCACAAGGTCACCCAATGGAGAAGTTTTACCATTCAAGCCTCGGAGTTTAGAGATTGCCTTTAAAGCGAAAGTTCCCGTACTGCCAGTATCTATTTGGGGAAACCATCTAGTCATTCCAAAACATAAATTGATAGTCAGTGGTAATAAAACGGGTATAATGTTTGGAGAAGTTGTTTATCCAGAAAATTTCAAAAGTGAGGAAGAACTAAGAGCATACGTTGAGAACGTTATAAGACAGGGAGTGGAAAAGTTGAAAGAGGTGGTTGAAAATGAAAAGAGCGTTTGTTAA
- a CDS encoding tetratricopeptide repeat protein has protein sequence MAKIQQESEKNENIELLLQEAIKLTEEGNYDRAIEIYNKLIPYEIPEVFNNLGNVYRRQGMLGRAIEMYRKAIHICPNFSIAYFNLACALMEVDRYNEAVMFFEKAEKLGLKSFDLDVQLALCYIALGNKKKAKEKLSDESVKREVEKYVEGGLDL, from the coding sequence ATGGCAAAGATACAACAAGAGAGTGAAAAAAACGAAAATATAGAACTTCTACTCCAAGAGGCGATAAAACTAACCGAGGAAGGCAATTACGACAGAGCTATAGAAATCTATAATAAGCTTATACCTTACGAGATACCGGAAGTTTTTAACAACCTTGGTAATGTATACAGAAGGCAAGGGATGTTGGGTAGGGCTATTGAAATGTATAGAAAAGCAATACACATATGTCCGAACTTTTCCATTGCTTACTTCAATCTTGCGTGTGCACTTATGGAAGTTGATAGATACAACGAGGCGGTGATGTTTTTCGAAAAGGCGGAAAAGTTAGGTTTGAAAAGTTTTGATTTGGATGTCCAGCTTGCACTGTGTTATATAGCATTGGGAAATAAGAAGAAGGCAAAAGAAAAGCTTTCTGATGAGAGTGTAAAAAGAGAGGTAGAAAAGTATGTGGAAGGGGGATTGGATTTGTGA
- a CDS encoding bifunctional nuclease family protein: MKRAFVKALVLDKVSNTPVVLLGIENTKKILPIWIGACEASVMAIAIEKVPFDRPLTHDLIVTLVNELSLKIERFVIHSIRDNVFYAKIVLRDLVVSEQEAAEGMNPFIEIDARPSDCIILSLKTGAPLYVTNEIIATEAITFEDLSESENEEEFKKFIENLDISEFKKLLNDNSEDFTNFEGGESEQDKDNQDDDNFEDYDD; the protein is encoded by the coding sequence ATGAAAAGAGCGTTTGTTAAGGCGCTTGTGTTAGATAAGGTTTCGAATACACCTGTTGTCTTACTCGGGATAGAAAACACGAAGAAAATTCTCCCAATATGGATAGGTGCATGCGAAGCGAGTGTAATGGCTATAGCTATCGAAAAGGTACCATTTGATAGACCTCTGACGCATGATTTGATTGTCACTTTAGTTAATGAACTCAGTTTGAAAATTGAGCGGTTTGTAATCCACTCTATTAGAGATAATGTCTTCTACGCCAAAATCGTTCTCAGAGACCTTGTTGTTTCTGAACAAGAAGCTGCGGAAGGCATGAATCCATTTATAGAGATTGATGCTAGGCCGTCCGATTGTATAATACTTTCCTTAAAAACTGGTGCTCCGCTTTATGTGACAAACGAAATCATTGCAACGGAAGCAATTACTTTTGAAGATTTAAGCGAATCAGAAAATGAAGAAGAATTTAAAAAATTCATTGAAAATTTGGACATTAGCGAATTCAAGAAACTTTTGAATGACAATTCAGAAGATTTCACAAATTTTGAAGGTGGCGAAAGCGAACAGGATAAGGACAATCAAGATGACGATAACTTTGAAGATTACGACGACTGA